One region of Tachysurus fulvidraco isolate hzauxx_2018 chromosome 9, HZAU_PFXX_2.0, whole genome shotgun sequence genomic DNA includes:
- the LOC113658653 gene encoding B-cell receptor CD22-like isoform X2, whose product MSISPSGEIVEDSSVTLTCSSDANPPVQSYTWIKGKTSVGHEKTYNISKISSEDSGEYKCKSSNEVGHQDSNSVTLNVLYPPKNVSVSISPSGEIMEDSSVTLTCSSDANPPVQNYTCFKVKESSPVGSGQSYRAVQSGQYYCEAQNKHGSERSAAVSVTINGTVIVYVAVGLGLFGLAALLSALFWLRSKRQKKKVDEGDNQVSYYRNVCQVLCS is encoded by the exons ATGTCCATTAGTCCCTCTGGTGAGATAGTGGAGGAcagttcagtgactctgacctgcagcagtgatgctaacccaCCTGTACAGAGCTACACCTGGATTAAGGGGAAGACATCAGTAGGACATgaaaagacctacaacatctcCAAGATCAGCTCTGAGGACAGTGGAGAGTACAAGTGCAAGAGCAGTAATGAAGTCGGACATCAGGACTCCAACAGTGTGACTCTGAATGTTCTGT ATCCTCCAAAGAACGTCtcagtgtccatcagtcccTCTGGTGAGATAATGGAGGAcagttcagtgactctgacctgtagcagtgatgctaacccaCCTGTACAGAACTACACATGCTTTAAGGTGAAAGAATCATCACCTGTAGGATCTGGACAGAGTTACAGAGCTGTACAGAGTGGACAGTATTACTGTGAGGCTCAGAATAAACACGGCTCTGAGAGATCAGCTGCAGTGTCTGTCACTATTAATG GTactgtgattgtgtatgtggcTGTTGGACTGGGACTTTTTGGGCTCGCAGCTCTTCTCTCTGCACTCTTCTGGCTGAG AAGcaagagacagaagaagaaggTAGATGAAGGTGACAATCAGGTGAGTTATTACAGAAATGTCTGTCAGGTGCTTTGTTCATAA
- the LOC113658653 gene encoding B-cell receptor CD22-like isoform X1, whose product MSISPSGEIVEDSSVTLTCSSDANPPVQSYTWIKGKTSVGHEKTYNISKISSEDSGEYKCKSSNEVGHQDSNSVTLNVLYPPKNVSVSISPSGEIMEDSSVTLTCSSDANPPVQNYTCFKVKESSPVGSGQSYRAVQSGQYYCEAQNKHGSERSAAVSVTINAGTVIVYVAVGLGLFGLAALLSALFWLRSKRQKKKVDEGDNQVSYYRNVCQVLCS is encoded by the exons ATGTCCATTAGTCCCTCTGGTGAGATAGTGGAGGAcagttcagtgactctgacctgcagcagtgatgctaacccaCCTGTACAGAGCTACACCTGGATTAAGGGGAAGACATCAGTAGGACATgaaaagacctacaacatctcCAAGATCAGCTCTGAGGACAGTGGAGAGTACAAGTGCAAGAGCAGTAATGAAGTCGGACATCAGGACTCCAACAGTGTGACTCTGAATGTTCTGT ATCCTCCAAAGAACGTCtcagtgtccatcagtcccTCTGGTGAGATAATGGAGGAcagttcagtgactctgacctgtagcagtgatgctaacccaCCTGTACAGAACTACACATGCTTTAAGGTGAAAGAATCATCACCTGTAGGATCTGGACAGAGTTACAGAGCTGTACAGAGTGGACAGTATTACTGTGAGGCTCAGAATAAACACGGCTCTGAGAGATCAGCTGCAGTGTCTGTCACTATTAATG CAGGTactgtgattgtgtatgtggcTGTTGGACTGGGACTTTTTGGGCTCGCAGCTCTTCTCTCTGCACTCTTCTGGCTGAG AAGcaagagacagaagaagaaggTAGATGAAGGTGACAATCAGGTGAGTTATTACAGAAATGTCTGTCAGGTGCTTTGTTCATAA
- the LOC125145469 gene encoding tripartite motif-containing protein 16-like isoform X1: MAEASISVDQLSVDQFICSVCLDLLKDPVTLSCGHSFCKVCINGCWDQEDQKDVYSCPQCRDTFTPRPVLRRNNMLAEVVEKLKKKTEVQAASPDHCYTGPGDVECDFCTGRKHKAVKSCLVCVASFCETHLKPHLEIPVLKKHKLVEASGNLQEKICSEHDKVLEIFCRSDQSFICYLCMTDEHKSHDTVSVKAYRSEKENELQEEQLKFQQRLQEKQKKVQELKQAVNTIKLSTQTAVEDNERIFTELISFMEKKRSEVTEMIRAQEKAELSRAERLLEQLEQEINDLQRRVTEMEKLSHTHDHIHFLQSFQSLRVSSGHDDTSSITVSQHLSFDGVKKSLSDLKKRLVEIFQEEFINIPGRGERNAAELQIILPSEPKSRDDFLHYFCSLTLDPNTTHRHLILSEKNRAVTLSEREQQYSDHPERFNSRCQVLCKESVCGRCYWEVEWSGGVVYISVSYKDIRRKGNNNECWFGRNKQSWCLQCSIFSSLSFYHNNIKTDLRVPSSPRIGVYVDHSAGTLSFYSVSDTMKLLHRVHTTFTQPLYAGFGLYSYRTSVKLCDPK, encoded by the exons ATGGCTGAGGCgagtatttcagtagatcagcTTTCAGTGGATCAGTTCATCTGTtcagtgtgtctggatctcctgaaggaTCCGGTGACTCTAtcctgtggtcacagtttctgtaaggtgtgtattaatggctgctgggatcaggaggatcagaaggacgtctacagctgtcctcagtgcagagacactttcacaccaaggcctgttctacgcagaaacaacatgctggctgaagtggtggagaaactgaagaagaagactgaagttcaagctgcttctcctgatcactgttacactggacctggagatgtggagtgtgatttctgcaccgggagaaaacacaaagccgtcaagtcctgtctggtgtgtgtggctTCGTTTTGTGAAACTCATCTCAAACCTCATCTTGAAATTCCTGTTTTGAAAAAGCACAAGTTAGTCGAAGCTTCTGGAAATCtacaagagaagatctgctctgaacatgatAAAGTGCTGGAGATCTTCTGTCGTTCTGACCAAAGCTTCATCTGTTATCTGTGTATGACGGATGAACATAAAAGCCACGACACCGTCTCAGTTAAAGCTTACAGAAGTGAGAAAGAG aaTGAGCTACAGGAGGAGCAGCTGAAATTCCAGCAGAGactccaggagaagcagaagaaggtgcaggagctgaaacaggctgtgaacactataaag ctcagtacacagacagcagtggaggacaatgagaggatctttactgagCTGATCAGCttcatggagaaaaagcgctcggaggtgacggagatgatcagagctcaggagaaggctgaactgagtcgagctgaacgactcctggagcaactggagcaggagattaatgatcttcagaggagagtcactgagatggagaagctttcacacacacatgatcacatccatttcctccag agtttccaGTCTCTTCGTGTCTCTTCTGGACATGACGACACATCCAGCATCACTGTCAgtcaacatctctcatttgatggagtgaagAAATCTCTCTCTGACCTGAAAAAGAGACTCGTGGAAATCTTCCAGGAGGAATTCATCAACATCCCTGGACGTGGTGAGAGAAATG CTGCAGAACTTCAGATAATTTTACCCTCAGAACCAAAGAGTAGAGATGATTTTCTGCACT atttctgttctctgactcTGGATCCCAACACGACACATCGTCacctcattctgtctgagaagaacagagcaGTGACactcagtgagagagagcagcagtactctgatcatccagagagatttaaCTCCAGGtgtcaggtgttgtgtaaggagagtgtgtgtggacgctgttactgggaggtggagtggagcggtggtgtagtgtacatatcagtctcatataaagacatcaggaggaaaggaaataataatGAGTGCTGGTTTGGACGCAACAAACAGTCCTGGTGTCTGCAATGttctattttttcttctctctctttctatcacaaCAACATTAAGACTGATCTCAGAGTTCCATCATCccccagaataggagtgtatgtggatcacagtgcaggaactctgtccttctacagcgtctctgacaccatgaagctcctccacagagtccacactacattcactcagcctctatatgCTGGGTTCGGGCTCTACTCTTATAGAACATCTGTAAAATTAtgtgatccaaaataa
- the LOC125145469 gene encoding tripartite motif-containing protein 16-like isoform X2 — protein MAEASISVDQLSVDQFICSVCLDLLKDPVTLSCGHSFCKVCINGCWDQEDQKDVYSCPQCRDTFTPRPVLRRNNMLAEVVEKLKKKTEVQAASPDHCYTGPGDVECDFCTGRKHKAVKSCLVCVASFCETHLKPHLEIPVLKKHKLVEASGNLQEKICSEHDKVLEIFCRSDQSFICYLCMTDEHKSHDTVSVKAYRSEKENELQEEQLKFQQRLQEKQKKVQELKQAVNTIKLSTQTAVEDNERIFTELISFMEKKRSEVTEMIRAQEKAELSRAERLLEQLEQEINDLQRRVTEMEKLSHTHDHIHFLQSFQSLRVSSGHDDTSSITVSQHLSFDGVKKSLSDLKKRLVEIFQEEFINIPGRAAELQIILPSEPKSRDDFLHYFCSLTLDPNTTHRHLILSEKNRAVTLSEREQQYSDHPERFNSRCQVLCKESVCGRCYWEVEWSGGVVYISVSYKDIRRKGNNNECWFGRNKQSWCLQCSIFSSLSFYHNNIKTDLRVPSSPRIGVYVDHSAGTLSFYSVSDTMKLLHRVHTTFTQPLYAGFGLYSYRTSVKLCDPK, from the exons ATGGCTGAGGCgagtatttcagtagatcagcTTTCAGTGGATCAGTTCATCTGTtcagtgtgtctggatctcctgaaggaTCCGGTGACTCTAtcctgtggtcacagtttctgtaaggtgtgtattaatggctgctgggatcaggaggatcagaaggacgtctacagctgtcctcagtgcagagacactttcacaccaaggcctgttctacgcagaaacaacatgctggctgaagtggtggagaaactgaagaagaagactgaagttcaagctgcttctcctgatcactgttacactggacctggagatgtggagtgtgatttctgcaccgggagaaaacacaaagccgtcaagtcctgtctggtgtgtgtggctTCGTTTTGTGAAACTCATCTCAAACCTCATCTTGAAATTCCTGTTTTGAAAAAGCACAAGTTAGTCGAAGCTTCTGGAAATCtacaagagaagatctgctctgaacatgatAAAGTGCTGGAGATCTTCTGTCGTTCTGACCAAAGCTTCATCTGTTATCTGTGTATGACGGATGAACATAAAAGCCACGACACCGTCTCAGTTAAAGCTTACAGAAGTGAGAAAGAG aaTGAGCTACAGGAGGAGCAGCTGAAATTCCAGCAGAGactccaggagaagcagaagaaggtgcaggagctgaaacaggctgtgaacactataaag ctcagtacacagacagcagtggaggacaatgagaggatctttactgagCTGATCAGCttcatggagaaaaagcgctcggaggtgacggagatgatcagagctcaggagaaggctgaactgagtcgagctgaacgactcctggagcaactggagcaggagattaatgatcttcagaggagagtcactgagatggagaagctttcacacacacatgatcacatccatttcctccag agtttccaGTCTCTTCGTGTCTCTTCTGGACATGACGACACATCCAGCATCACTGTCAgtcaacatctctcatttgatggagtgaagAAATCTCTCTCTGACCTGAAAAAGAGACTCGTGGAAATCTTCCAGGAGGAATTCATCAACATCCCTGGACGTG CTGCAGAACTTCAGATAATTTTACCCTCAGAACCAAAGAGTAGAGATGATTTTCTGCACT atttctgttctctgactcTGGATCCCAACACGACACATCGTCacctcattctgtctgagaagaacagagcaGTGACactcagtgagagagagcagcagtactctgatcatccagagagatttaaCTCCAGGtgtcaggtgttgtgtaaggagagtgtgtgtggacgctgttactgggaggtggagtggagcggtggtgtagtgtacatatcagtctcatataaagacatcaggaggaaaggaaataataatGAGTGCTGGTTTGGACGCAACAAACAGTCCTGGTGTCTGCAATGttctattttttcttctctctctttctatcacaaCAACATTAAGACTGATCTCAGAGTTCCATCATCccccagaataggagtgtatgtggatcacagtgcaggaactctgtccttctacagcgtctctgacaccatgaagctcctccacagagtccacactacattcactcagcctctatatgCTGGGTTCGGGCTCTACTCTTATAGAACATCTGTAAAATTAtgtgatccaaaataa
- the LOC125145475 gene encoding B-cell receptor CD22-like isoform X2 — MSISPSGEIVEDSSVTLTCSSDANPPVQNYTWIKGKTSVGHEKTYNISKISSEDSGEYKCKSSNEVGHQDSNSVTLNVLYPPKNVSVSISPSGEIMEDSSVTLTCSSDTNPPVQNYTWFKVKESSPVGSGQSYRAVQSGQYYCEAQNKHGSERSAAVSVTINGTVIVYVAVGLGLFGLAALLSALFWLRSKRQKKKVDEGDNQHTDHSSDPLNRF, encoded by the exons ATGTCCATTAGTCCCTCTGGTGAGATAGTGGAGGAcagttcagtgactctgacctgcagcagtgatgctaacccaCCTGTACAGAACTACACCTGGATTAAGGGGAAGACATCAGTAGGACATgaaaagacctacaacatctcCAAGATCAGCTCTGAGGACAGTGGAGAGTACAAGTGCAAGAGCAGTAATGAAGTCGGACATCAGGACTCCAACAGTGTGACTCTGAATGTTCTGT ATCCTCCAAAGAACGTCtcagtgtccatcagtcccTCTGGTGAGATAATGGAGGAcagttcagtgactctgacctgtagcaGTGATACTAACCCACCTGTACAGAACTACACCTGGTTTAAGGTGAAAGAATCATCACCTGTAGGATCTGGACAGAGTTACAGAGCTGTACAGAGTGGACAGTATTACTGTGAGGCTCAGAATAAACACGGCTCTGAGAGATCAGCTGCAGTGTCTGTCACTATTAATG GTactgtgattgtgtatgtggcTGTTGGACTGGGACTTTTTGGGCTCGCAGCTCTTCTCTCTGCACTCTTCTGGCTGAG AAGcaagagacagaagaagaaggTAGATGAAGGTGACAATCAG catacagaccactcatcagatcctctaaaccggttctga
- the LOC125145475 gene encoding B-cell receptor CD22-like isoform X1 — protein MSISPSGEIVEDSSVTLTCSSDANPPVQNYTWIKGKTSVGHEKTYNISKISSEDSGEYKCKSSNEVGHQDSNSVTLNVLYPPKNVSVSISPSGEIMEDSSVTLTCSSDTNPPVQNYTWFKVKESSPVGSGQSYRAVQSGQYYCEAQNKHGSERSAAVSVTINAGTVIVYVAVGLGLFGLAALLSALFWLRSKRQKKKVDEGDNQHTDHSSDPLNRF, from the exons ATGTCCATTAGTCCCTCTGGTGAGATAGTGGAGGAcagttcagtgactctgacctgcagcagtgatgctaacccaCCTGTACAGAACTACACCTGGATTAAGGGGAAGACATCAGTAGGACATgaaaagacctacaacatctcCAAGATCAGCTCTGAGGACAGTGGAGAGTACAAGTGCAAGAGCAGTAATGAAGTCGGACATCAGGACTCCAACAGTGTGACTCTGAATGTTCTGT ATCCTCCAAAGAACGTCtcagtgtccatcagtcccTCTGGTGAGATAATGGAGGAcagttcagtgactctgacctgtagcaGTGATACTAACCCACCTGTACAGAACTACACCTGGTTTAAGGTGAAAGAATCATCACCTGTAGGATCTGGACAGAGTTACAGAGCTGTACAGAGTGGACAGTATTACTGTGAGGCTCAGAATAAACACGGCTCTGAGAGATCAGCTGCAGTGTCTGTCACTATTAATG CAGGTactgtgattgtgtatgtggcTGTTGGACTGGGACTTTTTGGGCTCGCAGCTCTTCTCTCTGCACTCTTCTGGCTGAG AAGcaagagacagaagaagaaggTAGATGAAGGTGACAATCAG catacagaccactcatcagatcctctaaaccggttctga